The following coding sequences lie in one Peromyscus maniculatus bairdii isolate BWxNUB_F1_BW_parent chromosome 3, HU_Pman_BW_mat_3.1, whole genome shotgun sequence genomic window:
- the Mrps33 gene encoding small ribosomal subunit protein mS33, translated as MASLSEYALRMSRLSARIFGEVARPTDSKSRKVVNMFSEQPLAKKKETYDWYPNHNTYFALMGTLRFLGLYRDEHQDFMDEQRRLKKLRGKGKPRKGEGKRATKKK; from the exons ATGGCTTCACTTTCAGAATATGCACTGCGTATGTCTCGTCTGAGTGCCCGGATCTTTGGTGAAGTGGCCAGGCCTACTGATTCAAAGTCCAGGAAAGTGGTGAATATGTTCAGTGAACAGCCCTTGGCCAAAAAGAAAGAGACTTATGACTGGTATCCAAATCACAACACGTATTTTGCGCTCATGGGCACACTCCGTTTCCTTGGCCTTTACag AGATGAGCATCAGGATTTTATGGATGAGCAAAGACGTCTAAAGAAGCTCCGTGGAAAGGGGAAaccaaggaaaggagaagggaaaagagcTACGAAGAAGAAATAG